The DNA sequence CTCTGCGTGTTTACGGGGAATCATATCATCACATACTTTACATTTCTCCAGATTCCGAGAGCAATGAGCAAAATGCAAGTCAATATTGGAAACTGGAATAGCTCTGTCACTGCAATGGATAATTTCAGCAAAAAGTTATCATGGGATACCTAATCGTGCATGAATGAGGAAAATGAACCAGAATACTTctagaatatatatttgacAGTTTGTGAAAATATTGATGCTTGTAGAAAAAATAACATAGAGGCAACTGAAAGGCTTAAATCAGCAGTCAAGAGTGGTGGACTGTTGGATTATCTGCCGCAATCTATTTAGATtaaaacgccaaattaggaAATCCAAGCTCATTACTACGCAATTGCTAGTACATAATACTCAAACAAATTATTTCACCGTGCCTTAACCACACCTAATACAAAACATGCTGAGCTTGGACATATTTATGTACAGAACAATGAGGGAATAATGCAAAAAAGTTGAAGAGACAACAATTCCACATGGGATAGTATATTGAGGTACTGTTTTCAGTAACGTTTTAAGATTCGGCACGCCAGTACAACCAATAGTGATGGTTTCTCTAGCTAGAAAGGGAGCCTAGACGTCAGGCTAAGGCCAAAGATCAGTGATGGTTAAATATAAGGTGGAATAAGTGAATAACATAATATCAATGAAATCAGCTAACAAATATCTGCATGCACATATCGCATTTATATGTGCCAGCATAGATGTCACAGACCAAAGGCTCACTGAGAGTCCACACTAGCATTCAAATTAGGCAATCAAGAAGTGAAGAGCAAAGCATTGCGATATACTAGTAACATGAATCACGATACAGCTCGAGGCAGATGACACAAACTTATTAGTTAATCACTCAATTGAGCCACAATTTTCTAGCTGCACAATTAATCTCGAGATTTAATGTACTGCTACGAAACAATCAGACGAACGTTGACCACATAATATGCAATTTTCCacattcactaaaaaaaacattgaccgtgaaaaaaataaaactcgGAATCATCATTTTACAAAAGAAAGTGGCAAATCTCTCGAAAAAGCAAGAAGGAAATCGGAAATCGGAAATGAAACTAACCAGTGACCGCATACGCTAGTGACCTGATCATCAGAAACTCCAGCCATTTTCCCCCCTCTCGAAAACAGGAAAGCACTGCCGCACATGAAAGAAGTAgcaatttaaacaaaattcatacacgaaatgtaaaaaaaatcaaaatcaaaatcaacgaTGCAATCATCACCGAAGAATTAGGTTAACGCAATTGAATCGGAATATGATTACACTTATCGCAGGGGAAAATATGCGAAACAAAAACCGAAAATGATCAGATGAAGAAGGATTGACAACCTTGCGCTCGAGTAAAAGGACGATCAGATCGAGCGGTAGGAAAATTGGTTAAACAGATTGGGcaaaatatatggaaatttaattaatgtagaGGAAATTAGGTGAGAGGATTTTAGGTTTTACTACTACCAATATATACGTATAGACTTTGGGGGACCTCAAGAACTCGAAATGGAGtgagagtagagagagaaagtgtcATTTTACACCAAGTCGTATGATTGAATTTCGGGCCGTATTACACGTGCCTGTTCAGCGCGTGTAATACTATTCAATGAATTTGTCAGTTTGATGGATAGTTCGGTTATCAGCtaattatatagttataaCCACAATTAccatcattattttattgatttaatttactCTATTATTTGATAAACTAGCTGACCACCCGTGCAATGCACGGagtttatatactccatctgttttcaaataatatacaCTTTGGATTTAGCATGAGTTtttgcaaaattggtaaaataagagattggtagagagaaaaaataattaaatattgttattgCTAAATGAGTCCCACTTTATTAGAGAGNNNNNNNNNNNNNNNNNNNNNNNNNNNNNNNNNNNNNNNNNNNNNNNNNNNNNNNNNNNNNNNNNNNNNNNNNNNNNNNNNNNNNNNNNNNNNNNNNNNNtatttttatcaacaaatacataaaaaaatctcaataaaaccatgtaaaaatctctataaatatgtgttgatattttcttatactagtgttgatattcttatgtcatattgttgatatttgtaatacactatgttgatatcaaaaaacattcacgaaaattatcatatgataacataatgacgatattaccattttgttgatattttgtctactatttattgagattcgtaagatttaatctcatccactcattttaaaatctaagggtggagatttggtcttgattttggattagagtgctataagcattagaatatgacccagGACATGcttatttgtaaatttatatctatctatacatatataaaatgcgagttttggaattaataatgTCATtgtggattttaaaaaaaaatctaatggagtatataaattataaggaTCAAATAAAGACAAACACTACCACTTTTATCATTAATCACCCACTGACCTATTAACTTTGAACCGCCGAAAATTCACGCTCCACTTCAAACGATGCCAAAACTACATTCTCACTATTTCTTGCGGTGAAAACAATTGAATCGTATCGCACGAGCGTGACactaatttacaaaaatatatagatataatcGAAAAGTACAAAAATCAAGTAAGCATTGAATATTCTTTTAGGTTTGAATACGGTAAAAATGATTAGactgaaattattatttaatatgatatttaCATCAAACAGATTTGAATTTGGTGAATTGAtatacctaaaaaaatatgtttaactTCACAAGAATTAGTAAGAGTATCCACAGTGGGAGGGTCGCGGCCCTTGGCCCAGAGTCGGCCCCCCACTACGAGAGCCACCGAGAGCCGCGGCGGGGGGAGGGGGGTGCCCAACTGAGAGCCACGGAGTCGGCCTAGGCGAGGGAGGCCCTTGGGCGCGTGGCTCGGCCCTCTACTGCATGGGGCCGAGAGCCGCGACCCTTGGggtaattttgattttttttttcctggaGAGGaattttggagaagatgaagtggagagaaatatgaagagagagaggaggacgAAGGTTtcaatggagagagagaaaaattgtatgtattaatttaacattaattttgaaaacaaatcaTCTCTAAAACTAAATCCTTGTTAAATTGgtcaactttttaattaaggatTGTGATTTCAATTTACACCCTAATTacggaaataattaaaatttgaatttttaataaatatatttacttataattgtcaaattttttaatattaatttaattttttttaattattatagtcaaataaaatttattctacTTAAATCAAAAAGtataacaaaaaatgcaaaaaattaattttaagtttggACTAGAGGGCCACCATGAAATGGCCAAGTTTTTTTGGTGGGAGGACTAACTGGGCATGCCCAAGTGGGCCCCCACGATGCCCTAATACTTAGTACaaagttataattataaatgacTGTAATAATAGCACTATAACATTattactcttttattttatcagtaCTCCGTTTTCCTATCAAACCTAAAAATTTCCTTTACCAATTGATTCCTTTAAGACAGATCCAATCTCGGCAATCTCACCGCTGATCAAGGAAGAATGAGCAGAAGGGCTGCTGTTTCTGCAATAGATCTCGTTCATGGAAGAGGATTTCTGGGTCGATGATCTCATATATCGGGtattctctctccattctctctcttctcaacCGAGGCTTCTCAACCTAAGCGGTACAGAATAGATTTCAATGATGTTAAAGAATTAGATGATGCTATTAAAttgtttggaaaaatgaaGAGTATGCAGCCGGAGCCTTCGATTCGAATGTACAACAATCTTATGAGTGTTAGTGCAAAGATTGAGCAGTATTCTTTTGCCCTTAATGTGTTTGATGAATTGCTTAAGATGGGTTTCCCTGTTGATATTTACACTATGAATATTGCGGTTAACTGCTGTTGCCATTTGAAAGATATATACTCTGGTTTTGCTGTAATGGCCTTCTTTTTTAAGAGTGGTTACGAACTGGATATCCCTACGTTCAACACTCTCATTAAAGGATTGTTTTTAGAGAACAAGGGGGATGAAGCAGTGAAATTATTCGAAAAGATTCTGGATTTGAAACTTTGTGAGCCTAATGAGATTATGATTTCGCACTTGATAGATGGGTTATGCAAAACTGGACACACAATTGCAGCCCATGATTGGCTTCGTCGATCGGAAAGTAGTGGGTGGAGACTTATACCCGTGAAGATCGACAAGGGTATTTCACCTGATGTTGTCTCATATACTTCCGTGATTAAGGGACTGTGTGAAAATGGTAGACAAGATTTTGTATGAAAGGTGAAATAGATAGAGCAAAACAGTTGCTTGATTGCATGGTAGAGATGGGCGTAAAGCCTAATATCGTTAGTTATAGCAGCTTATTAAATGGATATTGCAAGAAGGGAAGGGTGGATGAAGCTtggcttctttttttttgaaataccCGGTAAAGGTTTGGTGTATAATACGCATACTTGTACTACCATGATACACGGattatttagtaaaaatagATTTGTTGAGGGGTGGAAACTTTTCGGGGATATGGAAACCCAACAAATGCATCCCAACTTGCAAACGTACACTACATTGTTGGATGGACTGTGTAGGAATGGGGAGATAGATGAGGCTATTTCACTGGTACATATCATTGAAGATAACGGACTCCTAACATAGTCACATACAGTGCTCTCATAAATGGCTTATgcaaaaatggaaaacatgACATTGCTAGGGATCTTTTCAATCAACTTCCATCAAAAGGTTTACAACCTGGTGCTCATTTATATAACACTATCATTGGTTCATTTTGTCAAGAAGGGTCTTTGGAGGAGGTAAAACGTTTGCTTGTAGAGATGGAGAACCGTGGCTGTGGACGTAATCTGTGACATACCATGTCATCATTGGGTGTCTGctaaagaaaatgaagttCACAAGGCAAGATCATTCATGGAAGAAATGCATGAAAAAGGATTCTCAACAGATTCTGCAACTTCCCCGGGGTTAAGTGGAGACGATATTTTCCTCAAATTGATGAAGAGCCTTGAACCCAAGGAAATTATATCCTAATCCATATCAAGATTCTTGTTCATGTAAGAGGTGAGTGACATCCAAACCAACCATTATCGCTATTctttattcataataatacTGCTTTGGGTGTAGTTTTTTGCCTTTGCTAAATTTAGTGTTGgtattttgttatttcaaaGTTTTCTGATTGACTATAATGCATCAAAATAGGAATTCTTCGTTTGGTCTTTTCAGTTATTTTGTACACAATGTTACAGGTTGCTGCATGAAGTTTACATTTCAAGACATTTTAATCTAAAACTTGTATTGAAGCTGCTGATTTTAGTTCATTCTCTGTTTGTTTTCATAAACAGGCATCGTTATTTCTTGAGTGCAAGGCGAGTATTGATGCAGCACCAAAGATGGCACACGATGATATGCCTTTTCTCACACCGCATGCTACGTGCTTGTGCATTGCACACGAGCCTCCCGACCAATGGTGTTGGCACACAATAAGCTGCGTGtcggaaaattttaaatatatgctTGTTtgtaaatagaaataaaaaccTTGAAGTTATGCTCTTAAAGTTTATGTatggcacaggttttaatgtagaattggtaaagtgagagagaaggagaaaagtaACTGAGAAgaagtgttagtggaatgatgtgtagagttattatttgttgaaaatttttcataaatgaatgtgctttattttttgtggacggccaaaaatgataattatgcTCTTTTTTTGTTGACGGAAGGAGTAAGTCATAACTTGTGAGGCTCAATTTGGTCAATAAACCTTGTAATGGACTTATATTTGGAATTGGAgtcttcaattttaaaattttaagaatatttaaatttaaaatagattttCATAATTCTACATTTATGGACAAAGTAAATAACTACTAGTCTACTACTAGTACACACTGCATGCACGCGATACACACATCATACAAGACATACATTAATAGTTAATTAAAGGTAATATagattgattttatattacgtggagtaataaactatctaaaattataatataagtattaaatatttacttCATAATAGGAGAACAATATAGTTCTAATTTCAATTCGTTTATAACCGGActcataataaaatgaatcaaGCTTGGATATAGGAGTCTCCGCTTGGGCCTAATTCAATTCCactaaaattattatcatGTTGTTAACGGAGCAGGTTCGCTCCAGATGCTAGTTGTGTTCGAGTTTAAAGATCATATGTCGGTTTGTGTTTAggttagaatttttttttaatagtgtaTCATATTAACCCGCTCAATTAGTTCTCCTAAAAATTATTCCACTCATTAACCTTACATTAGCGGGAGTAATTACATCTTAcgtacaaaatgtttcatcaatatttcaattgagtacaaaatgttttaagttaataaatatcatacaaaaaaattaattagtgttaTGAATTAATACATTTCGTCTAAAAATTACTAACatcattactttttttatttttcatcattttcgaCTCTAAAATTAGCTACAAATAGCTGAAGGTTAAATGTGAATTcattgcttgataaaatgctCATATGGCAATGCATAaggtattaatttattatttaaagaaataatatcatgtcTTTTAGGCataattttggagaaaaataagaaaaagtaatagtaTTAGTGATTTTAGATCGAATATACTAATTCGTAGCACTaattaaactttttgtataatattttgttaacttaaaatattttatactcaatTGAAACATTAGTGTAACATTTCatatgtaaattgtaattatcCCTACATTAGTGAGGTGTTTAGTGTTATTATAActgcataattatttatttatttattcattcttCTACTCCGTAGGGAGGGACTAGGGTTTTTTGTCATTTCTCTCAGACAAAACATCAAACATCTGGCGTGCGTGTGACGGCCTAACACATGCCCTCCAGTCACCGGGAAACTCCTCTTTCCGTCAAAGAATCGAGCATGGAGGGAGGAAGCGGCAGCGTCGCTGGGACTCTCCATGCATGTGACGAGCCAATTCTGCGCTGCCCCGTCGAGACCACCGCCGACGCCGGAGCAAATAACCTCAGTGACGCGCAAAACCTGCACTTGTCCGTGGACGAGCCAGCAGCCAAACGGCAAAAAAACGACGAGAATCAGAATGCGGACCGACAAATTGAGGTTGCTAGGGCTTCCCCTTCAGCTAGTCATTCAGGTTCTAACGGTGGGGAACTCGATTCTGCTACGAATCATAAATCTGGTGGTGATTTGGGAGAGAAGGATGCGAATGGGGTTAATGTGGCAGTAATTGGGGAACTAGAGCAAAAAAAGGAGTTAGGGAATAGTAATAGAGAGATGAAGGAGACTGAGAATAAGTGGCCAATGTTTAGTGATATTGTTGGTGGGTTGTGCATTTTAGATAATTTGAAAGACGAGGTGATTGCGCCGATGCTCCAGTTGAAGCTATTGCGGCACTTTGGAGGCGAACCTATGAACGCAATTCTGTTGCACGGCCCACCGGGCTGTGGGAAAACCATGTTGGCTCGAGCCATTGGCAATGAGGCCCGGGTGCCATTCTATGAAGCATCTGCTGTTGCGTTGAAGTCTGGAGCTTCAGGTATTGCGTTTTTTTGTCAAGATTGTTGCATTGTGCAACTATTTGAATGTCTATGAGTGCTGATTATTTCGGGGGATTGCAATTGCCTAGTAGACTTGATCGTGTAAATTGTGTGATATGCTTGTTGGAATCCTAATGGCCACTGAATGGAGATTATTTATGGTTGCATCATACTACATAATCGGCTGAGTGTGTTTGGCCGAGCTGGTGTCTATCAAATGCTGTTTATTTGGAGGAACTGCATTGTATGACTTATGATTGCGAACTCCGTAACGCTTTTGTTGGAACATGAATGGCCATTGAATGAGGCTTATTTAGTGGGATTGAAATAGCATCATATGACTTGATTGTGCAAATTGTGTGACGTGTTTTGTTGGATTCCCTGAGGCCACTGAATGCGGATTATATGTGGGTACATCATGATCATGCAAATTGTGTGATTTGTTGGTCGGAATGCTGGTGTCTGTTGAATGCAGTTTATTTAAAGGGACTACATTGTATGACTTTTCTGTGCAAAGTGTGTGACGTGTTTTTATTCATGTGACTGAGAAATATGTTACTGTCAGCTTTAAGCATATGTGCTTATAGATGGAGTCTCATGTGGCTGAAAATTGGCATATATGGACATGTGGGTTATATGATATCTTGGTGTTTCTATATGTGATTGAGCTACCTTTTGTAAATCTGAATGTATGTAGAATTGTAAGCAACCAAACACCTCAGTTGTTTCACTTTCTTATACATTGTGTTCACCCTGTTGAAAAGCACATGAGTGCAGGTAATGTCCAAGAATCAACCAAATGTTTAACTTGGCTAACATTTCTACTTGTACATTTTCTTAAAGAGGTTTCTCCTGATTCACTTCCATTTCTCTTGCTAAACCAATGTGTCACTAAGCTTTCTCACTTCTCTACAGCCTAATCTCTAGATTTTTGTATAATTCACTTTTCTAAGGATTGTGTTTTGTCGAATTGATCCTCAACCATCAttactttgtttctatttCATTCCCATTTGACTTTTTTGAACCATGTTCAGGTATCCTAGAGTTGTTCTCCAGAGCATACAAGAACGCACCATCTATTGTGTTcattgatgaaattgatgcATTGACATCAGAAACAGAAAGTTTGCGCCATCAATGCCCAGTGAAACAGTTGATTGCTTGCATGAAGAAAGCTGTGAATGATGGTTCTGATTCTGAAATAACTAATAGTGGACCTGGTGGCTATGTGCTGACAATTGGAGCAACCAATAAGCCTAATGCTCTTGACCTTGCCTTAAGACGGCGGTTTGATCgtgaatttattttagatgTTCCAGACAACAATGAACGTCATTGGATACTAAAAGTTCTAACACGTAATAATAAGGTTGAAGGTTGTCTTGATCTTTCAGAGTTAGCTAGGTGGACTCAGGGTTTTGTAGCAGGAGATTTGGTAGAACTATTAAATAAGGCTCGTATGATTGCTTTTAATGATGCCATTACATATAGAGCTGACAAAAAGAGTTTTAACGATGGGTATGAAGCTAATAGAAAACCATTTTCAGATGAAGAATTGGAGAAACTCAGTTTAACCATGTGGGACTTTGAGGTAATCCTGCTCTTCTATTTTCTACAATATTGACACtggattaatttataatttcccccctttttttgtttcttgagTAAATGAGTATTGATACtggattaatttataatttcccctctttttttgtttcttgagTAAATGAGTATTGATACtggattaatttataatttcccctcatttttgtttcttgagTAATTGAGTATTGATACtgtgattaatttataatttcccttcttttttttgtttcttacaCATTATTTATCCTTAAATgagatttttcttttattttatctatacGTACGGATCATTGAAccccatttcttttttgttacTTGAATAAAGTAATGTAAGATGACAACTAGATAGTCAATTCCCTCTAGGCTTGAAAGTCAGTAATCTGTTACGCCCTACCTTCATGCTATTCTATGTGGTGAGCAGTCATGAAGTGTAACTTACAAAAACCATAATTCTGTTTGAGGTTGGGGGCAGGGGAGTTGTTGCCTTGATATGTGTATTAACCTAGATGGCATAGACAGAATTGTGGGCAAATAAAGA is a window from the Salvia hispanica cultivar TCC Black 2014 chromosome 1, UniMelb_Shisp_WGS_1.0, whole genome shotgun sequence genome containing:
- the LOC125221865 gene encoding cell division control protein 48 homolog C-like isoform X2, with product MPSSHRETPLSVKESSMEGGSGSVAGTLHACDEPILRCPVETTADAGANNLSDAQNLHLSVDEPAAKRQKNDENQNADRQIEVARASPSASHSGSNGGELDSATNHKSGGDLGEKDANGVNVAVIGELEQKKELGNSNREMKETENKWPMFSDIVGGLCILDNLKDEVIAPMLQLKLLRHFGGEPMNAILLHGPPGCGKTMLARAIGNEARVPFYEASAVALKSGASGILELFSRAYKNAPSIVFIDEIDALTSETESLRHQCPVKQLIACMKKAVNDGSDSEITNSGPGGYVLTIGATNKPNALDLALRRRFDREFILDVPDNNERHWILKVLTRNNKVEGCLDLSELARWTQGFVAGDLVELLNKARMIAFNDAITYRADKKSFNDGYEANRKPFSDEELEKLSLTMWDFEQAIETVWPSAEMEDFSLTPYLNWDDVGGLQLLKLEFERRIVKRIKYPQVYESLGEIGVKNFPTSFFLYGPHGCGKALVVEALAKEAGAKFMHIQGTELLKFGSWSRLMVANIFQCAKLHSPCIVFFDELELFDLDAVDEYPEDEDLWKSEAYNEVGIEVYELKNESRVYVIVSSR
- the LOC125221865 gene encoding cell division control protein 48 homolog C-like isoform X1 — protein: MPSSHRETPLSVKESSMEGGSGSVAGTLHACDEPILRCPVETTADAGANNLSDAQNLHLSVDEPAAKRQKNDENQNADRQIEVARASPSASHSGSNGGELDSATNHKSGGDLGEKDANGVNVAVIGELEQKKELGNSNREMKETENKWPMFSDIVGGLCILDNLKDEVIAPMLQLKLLRHFGGEPMNAILLHGPPGCGKTMLARAIGNEARVPFYEASAVALKSGASGILELFSRAYKNAPSIVFIDEIDALTSETESLRHQCPVKQLIACMKKAVNDGSDSEITNSGPGGYVLTIGATNKPNALDLALRRRFDREFILDVPDNNERHWILKVLTRNNKVEGCLDLSELARWTQGFVAGDLVELLNKARMIAFNDAITYRADKKSFNDGYEANRKPFSDEELEKLSLTMWDFEQAIETVWPSAEMEDFSLTPYLNWDDVGGLQLLKLEFERRIVKRIKYPQVYESLGEIGVKNFPTSFFLYGPHGCGKALVVEALAKEAGAKFMHIQGTELLKFGSWSRLMVANIFQCAKLHSPCIVFFDELELFDLDAVDEYPEDEDLWKSEAYNEVGIEVYELKNESRVYVIVSSSRVEILDHLPLIKKDFDRTLYAPLPTPEERGEILKALALHKPIDAEVDLAALGKHDACNNFSGADLFNLVTLASLFAIERPSLSCGGSMTIKNEDFDEVFYKIAPSLSAEEIQKWALHAETIDVVRGLSVTQW